A region of Sphingomonas sp. DNA encodes the following proteins:
- a CDS encoding EAL domain-containing protein, whose amino-acid sequence MGYSRKVGPPIVSAAVATLVLTNFATISIIRDSATSRLDLFTTIWPIVLTSAVAVILVMSFLYRSIVDLVSELEERQAIAQHQALHDQLTGLANRALLEDRLSQALTRYRRAGEHVALLMLDLDRFKQVNDTLGHNAGDSLVVEVGERLRALVRETDTVARIGGDEFAIVQVSPKGEADVRRLCERIIGVIRQPFSIGDREARVGVSIGAVFASKEVAEASELLRKADITMYRAKAAGRDCFRIFTEAMDADVQRRDQIELSLRAELAEPDALQLHFQPIIGNRGQVIGAEGLLRWDHPTLGQVAPMDIVPIAEECGVIDQLGLMAFREACKVARRWPDLAVAVNLSPMQFRNADFPATLRRIAGEHEVPFEQLELEITEGLFIEHGSLCAHAIEELRRDGFRIVLDDFGTGYSSLSCLRRFPVDKIKLDRSFIDIAARDQSVAIIRAAVTLGHAMNLEVVAEGVSCAEEEQIALEAGCDAVQGHLYAHALAPEKLEAYLAAARRGSSLSDAA is encoded by the coding sequence GTGGGGTATTCACGAAAGGTCGGCCCGCCGATCGTATCGGCAGCGGTGGCGACGCTCGTCCTGACCAACTTCGCCACGATCAGCATCATCCGGGACAGCGCGACGTCCCGCCTCGATCTGTTCACGACTATCTGGCCGATCGTACTCACGTCCGCTGTCGCGGTCATCCTCGTCATGTCGTTCCTGTATCGCTCGATCGTCGATCTGGTGAGCGAGCTTGAAGAGCGCCAGGCGATCGCGCAGCATCAGGCGCTGCATGATCAGCTTACCGGCCTCGCCAACCGCGCGCTGCTCGAGGACCGCCTTTCCCAGGCGCTGACCCGCTATCGCCGCGCCGGCGAACATGTCGCGCTGCTCATGCTCGATCTCGATCGCTTCAAGCAGGTCAACGACACGCTCGGCCACAATGCCGGCGACTCGCTGGTCGTCGAGGTCGGCGAGCGGTTGCGCGCGCTCGTGCGCGAAACCGATACGGTGGCGCGGATCGGCGGCGACGAGTTCGCCATCGTCCAGGTCAGCCCCAAGGGCGAAGCCGATGTGCGCCGGCTGTGCGAACGGATTATCGGGGTCATCCGCCAGCCCTTCAGCATCGGTGACCGCGAAGCGCGGGTCGGCGTCTCGATCGGCGCGGTCTTCGCCAGCAAGGAAGTGGCCGAGGCTTCCGAGCTGCTGCGCAAGGCCGACATCACCATGTACCGGGCCAAGGCGGCAGGGCGCGACTGTTTCCGTATCTTCACCGAAGCGATGGATGCCGACGTGCAGCGCCGCGACCAGATCGAACTCAGCCTGCGCGCGGAGCTCGCCGAACCCGATGCGCTCCAGCTGCATTTCCAGCCGATCATCGGCAATCGCGGCCAGGTCATCGGCGCCGAAGGCCTGCTGCGCTGGGACCATCCGACGCTCGGCCAGGTGGCGCCGATGGACATCGTGCCGATCGCCGAGGAATGTGGCGTGATCGACCAGCTTGGCCTGATGGCATTTCGTGAGGCCTGCAAAGTGGCGCGGCGCTGGCCGGACCTGGCCGTCGCCGTCAATCTGTCGCCGATGCAGTTCCGCAACGCCGATTTCCCCGCGACCTTGCGCCGCATCGCCGGCGAGCATGAAGTGCCGTTCGAGCAGCTCGAGCTTGAGATCACCGAAGGGCTTTTCATCGAGCATGGCTCCCTGTGCGCCCATGCCATCGAGGAGCTGCGCCGCGACGGCTTCCGCATCGTGCTCGACGATTTCGGCACCGGCTATTCCTCGCTCTCGTGTCTGCGTCGCTTCCCGGTCGACAAGATCAAGCTCGACCGCTCCTTCATCGACATTGCCGCGCGCGACCAGAGCGTCGCCATCATTCGCGCCGCCGTCACGCTCGGCCATGCGATGAATCTCGAGGTCGTGGCCGAAGGCGTGTCCTGCGCCGAAGAGGAGCAGATCGCGCTCGAAGCGGGCTGCGATGCCGTTCAGGGTCATCTCTATGCGCATGCGCTCGCGCCGGAGAAGCTGGAGGCCTATCTGGCCGCCGCGCGCCGTGGATCGTCTCTCTCCGACGCCGCCTAA
- a CDS encoding DUF72 domain-containing protein has protein sequence MGAGSIRVGIGGWDFDPWRGSFFPAGLPKAKQLDYVGQQLSATEINATYYRTQKPELFARWAKAVPDGFQFALKASRFCTNRRNLGEAAESIGKFCAQGFTELGERLGPILWQLAPTKKFDPDEIRAFFALLPTSRDGIRLRHAIEPRHESFRDRAFVAMARAANIAVVVADHESYPQIADLGADFVYARLMRARESEPAGYAPAELERWADVARGWAAGESPTGLDYVSEAPAADAPRDTFVFFIAGDKIRNPQAAEALIGRLA, from the coding sequence ATGGGGGCTGGATCGATCCGGGTCGGCATCGGCGGGTGGGATTTCGATCCCTGGCGGGGCAGCTTCTTTCCCGCCGGCCTGCCCAAGGCGAAGCAGCTCGACTATGTCGGGCAGCAGTTGAGTGCGACCGAGATCAACGCGACCTATTATCGCACCCAGAAGCCTGAGCTGTTCGCGCGCTGGGCGAAGGCGGTGCCGGACGGCTTCCAGTTCGCGCTCAAGGCGTCGCGCTTCTGCACCAACCGACGCAATTTGGGTGAAGCGGCGGAATCGATCGGCAAGTTCTGCGCGCAGGGTTTCACCGAGCTGGGCGAGCGCCTCGGACCGATCCTGTGGCAGCTCGCGCCGACCAAGAAGTTCGATCCGGACGAAATCCGCGCCTTCTTCGCGCTGCTGCCGACCAGTCGCGACGGGATCCGGCTGCGTCACGCGATCGAGCCGCGCCACGAAAGTTTCAGGGACCGGGCGTTCGTCGCGATGGCGCGCGCCGCCAATATCGCCGTCGTCGTCGCGGATCATGAAAGCTACCCGCAGATCGCCGATCTCGGCGCCGATTTCGTCTATGCCCGGCTGATGCGCGCGAGGGAATCGGAACCGGCGGGCTATGCGCCGGCCGAACTCGAACGCTGGGCCGATGTCGCGCGCGGCTGGGCGGCTGGCGAAAGCCCGACGGGGCTCGATTATGTGAGCGAGGCACCGGCGGCGGACGCGCCGCGCGATACGTTCGTCTTCTTCATCGCCGGCGACAAGATTCGCAATCCGCAGGCGGCCGAAGCGCTGATCGGACGGCTCGCATGA
- a CDS encoding branched-chain amino acid aminotransferase produces MPPVAATFAFEPSAQPVAEAERAARIADPGFGKVFTDHMAIVRYDADKGGWHDARVTARQSLAIDPATSVLHYAQEIFEGMKAYRRPNGGAALFRPEANARRFQASARRMAMPELPEELFLESVRALVRADKNWIPDGPDGALYLRPFMFASEAFLGVKPSLQYLYLVLASSAGPYFRGVPGGITLWVTRDYIRAAPGGTGAAKCGGNYATSLIAQAEAVRQGCDQVVFLDAIERRWVEELGGMNIFFVFDDGSIATPPLGGTILAGITRDSILTIARDQGLTVREEPYAIDQWRADAASGRLTETFACGTAAVVTPIVQVKGAEDSFAIGGGAPGPVMHRLREELVGIQRGRIADTRGWIEEIA; encoded by the coding sequence ATGCCGCCCGTCGCCGCGACCTTCGCGTTCGAGCCCAGCGCCCAGCCGGTTGCCGAGGCCGAGCGTGCGGCGAGGATCGCCGATCCGGGCTTCGGCAAGGTGTTCACCGATCACATGGCGATCGTGCGGTACGACGCGGACAAGGGCGGCTGGCACGACGCCCGCGTCACCGCGCGGCAATCGCTGGCGATCGATCCGGCGACGTCTGTGCTCCATTATGCCCAGGAAATCTTCGAAGGGATGAAGGCCTATCGCCGGCCCAATGGCGGCGCGGCTTTGTTCCGTCCCGAAGCCAATGCCCGACGTTTCCAAGCCTCGGCGCGGCGGATGGCGATGCCTGAGCTGCCGGAAGAGCTGTTCCTGGAATCGGTGCGCGCGCTGGTGCGTGCCGACAAGAACTGGATTCCGGACGGTCCGGATGGCGCGCTCTATCTTCGACCCTTCATGTTCGCGAGCGAAGCCTTCCTCGGCGTGAAGCCGTCCTTGCAATATCTCTACCTGGTCCTGGCTTCTTCGGCCGGCCCCTATTTCCGGGGCGTGCCGGGGGGCATCACATTGTGGGTCACGCGCGATTATATCCGCGCCGCGCCGGGCGGGACAGGCGCCGCCAAATGCGGCGGGAATTACGCCACCAGCCTGATCGCCCAGGCCGAAGCTGTGCGCCAGGGCTGCGACCAGGTTGTCTTCCTCGACGCGATCGAGCGCCGCTGGGTCGAGGAACTGGGCGGCATGAACATCTTCTTCGTGTTCGACGACGGCTCGATCGCCACGCCGCCTCTGGGCGGCACGATCCTGGCCGGTATCACGCGGGATTCGATCCTGACCATCGCCCGCGACCAGGGCCTCACGGTGCGCGAGGAGCCCTATGCGATCGATCAGTGGCGGGCGGACGCCGCCAGCGGACGCCTGACGGAGACTTTTGCCTGCGGCACAGCTGCGGTGGTGACGCCGATCGTCCAGGTGAAGGGCGCGGAGGACAGCTTCGCGATCGGCGGCGGCGCGCCCGGCCCGGTCATGCACCGTTTGCGCGAGGAACTTGTCGGCATCCAGCGCGGCCGGATCGCCGACACGCGCGGCTGGATCGAGGAGATCGCCTGA
- a CDS encoding aldehyde dehydrogenase family protein produces MSGSSSATEAARSLQRLGVQAGEGDLESRSPIDGAVIGRVATSDAAAIKAGVARAHEAFLTWRQVPAPRRGELVRLFGEMLREEKDALGRLVSLECGKVLSEGLGEVQEMIDICDFAVGLSRQLHGLTIATERPDHRMMETWHPLGVVGVISAFNFPVAVWAWNACLAFVCGDSVVWKPSEKTPLCAAAVTALFARAAARFGDAPEGLLELAQGGRAAGAALADDPRVPLVSATGSTRMGRELAPRVAARFGRSLLELGGNNAMIVAPSADLDLATRAIAFAAAGTAGQRCTTLRRLFVHDSVYDDLVGRLRAVWAKLPVGNPLEEGILVGPLIDGEAVTAMMAALDEARAQGGIVHGGEALGGNHVRPALVEMPGQSAVMRKETFAPILYVVRFAGLDAAIALQNDVPQGLASSIFTTDLREAELFLSAAGSDCGIANVNIGPSGAEIGGAFGGEKETGGGRESGSDAWRAYMRRATNTINYGRALPLAQGVDFSLPD; encoded by the coding sequence ATGAGCGGTTCTTCATCCGCAACCGAAGCTGCACGGTCGTTGCAGCGGCTGGGCGTCCAGGCTGGCGAGGGCGATCTCGAATCCCGCTCGCCCATCGACGGCGCCGTGATCGGAAGAGTCGCGACGAGCGATGCCGCGGCCATCAAAGCCGGCGTGGCGCGCGCGCACGAAGCCTTCCTCACCTGGCGACAAGTGCCCGCGCCGCGCCGCGGCGAATTGGTGCGGTTGTTCGGCGAGATGCTGCGTGAGGAAAAGGACGCGCTCGGCCGGCTGGTCAGCCTGGAATGCGGCAAGGTGCTCTCCGAAGGGCTCGGCGAAGTGCAGGAAATGATCGACATCTGCGATTTCGCGGTCGGTCTTTCGCGACAACTTCACGGCCTCACCATCGCGACCGAGCGGCCGGATCACCGGATGATGGAGACCTGGCATCCACTGGGCGTCGTTGGCGTCATTTCCGCATTCAACTTTCCGGTGGCGGTCTGGGCCTGGAATGCCTGCCTTGCCTTTGTGTGCGGCGACAGTGTCGTCTGGAAACCATCTGAAAAGACACCGCTTTGTGCCGCCGCCGTCACCGCGCTCTTCGCTCGCGCCGCTGCCCGTTTCGGCGACGCGCCGGAAGGATTGCTGGAGCTCGCGCAGGGCGGCCGCGCAGCCGGCGCGGCGCTCGCCGACGATCCGCGCGTGCCGCTCGTCTCGGCGACGGGATCGACCCGGATGGGCCGCGAACTGGCCCCGCGCGTCGCGGCTCGGTTCGGCCGATCCCTGCTGGAGCTGGGCGGCAACAATGCGATGATCGTCGCGCCTTCGGCCGATCTCGATCTCGCCACCCGCGCCATCGCCTTCGCCGCCGCCGGTACGGCGGGGCAGCGGTGCACCACGCTGCGCCGCCTCTTCGTCCATGACAGCGTCTATGACGATCTGGTCGGCCGGTTGCGCGCCGTCTGGGCGAAGCTCCCGGTCGGCAACCCGCTGGAGGAGGGCATCCTGGTCGGCCCGTTGATCGACGGCGAAGCGGTCACGGCGATGATGGCGGCGCTCGACGAGGCACGCGCCCAGGGTGGCATCGTCCATGGCGGCGAGGCGCTGGGCGGCAATCATGTGCGCCCGGCGCTGGTCGAGATGCCCGGCCAGAGCGCGGTGATGCGCAAGGAAACGTTCGCGCCGATCCTCTACGTCGTGCGCTTTGCCGGTCTCGACGCCGCGATCGCGCTCCAGAACGATGTGCCCCAGGGCCTCGCTTCATCGATCTTCACCACCGATTTGCGCGAGGCGGAGCTGTTCCTCTCCGCCGCCGGCTCCGATTGCGGCATCGCCAACGTCAATATCGGGCCCTCGGGTGCCGAGATCGGCGGCGCCTTCGGCGGCGAGAAGGAGACCGGCGGAGGGCGCGAGAGCGGCTCGGATGCCTGGCGCGCCTATATGCGCCGGGCCACCAACACGATCAATTACGGCCGCGCGCTGCCGCTCGCCCAGGGCGTCGATTTTTCGCTGCCGGACTGA